GCTCCCTGCGCTGGACCCACACCCAGGGCTACATCCGGCGCGACGACACCGGACGGCCCCGCCGCATCATCGGCATCATCCGGGACGCCACCCGCGAACTCGGCGAGAGCGACGCCCGCCTCGACCAGACCGCCCGCGACGAGGCCCGCCGCGAGCAGACCAGCGTCGTCGAACTGACCACGGCCGCCCTCGCCCACGCCCGCACCGTCCAGGACGTCATCGACGTCCTCAAGGACACCCACGGCCTCGTCCACCTGGGCGCCACCAGCCTCGTCATGGGCCTGGTCGAGGCCGGCCGCATCCGCCTGGTCGCAGAGGGTCCCGCGGACAGCTTCGTGCCCGGCACCCGCGTCACCCGGATCGACGAGCCCTACCCGATGAGCGAGGCCGTACGGACCCTCGGCCCGTGCTTCATCGAGTCACCACAGGAGTTCGCCGAGCGCTACCCGCTCCTGTGGCCGCACATCACCGACCTCGACATCACCTCGGCCGCCTACCTGCCGCTCATCGTCCAGGCCCGGCCGATCGGCGTGATGGGCCTGCTCTACAGCGACCGGTACGGCTTCACCTCCGAGGAGCGCAACATCCTCGTCGCCCTCGGCAGCAGCATCGCGCAGAGCCTTCAGCGCGCTATGTTCTACGAGCAGGAGATGGACCTCGCGCAGGGCCTCCAGCAGGCCATGCTGCCCCGGACCATCCCGAGCGTGCCCGGCGCCGACGTCGCCGTCCGCTACCGCGCCGCCACCATCGGCGGCTCCGTCGGCCGGGACATCGGCGGCGACTGGTACGACCTGATCCCGCTGCCCGGCGGCCGGGTCGGCGCCGTCATCGGCGACGTCCAGGGCCACGACACCCACGCGGCCGCCGTCATGGGCCAGTTGCGCATCGTGCTGCGCGCCTACGCCGCCGAGGGGCACCCCCCGGCCACCGTCATGGCCCGCGCCTCCGTCTTCCTGCACGAACTCGACACCGACCGCTCCGCGACCTGCCTCTACGCGGAGGCCGACCTGTCCACGGGCGTGCTCCAGATGGTCCGGGCCGGCCACATCGACCCACTGGTGCGCCACACCGACGGCTCCTGCCGCCGCGTCACCGTCCCCGGCGGGCTGCCCCTCGGCCTGTCCGCCGAGTTCGGCCGCCTCGCCTACCCCGTGGGCACCATAGAGCTCGACCCCGGAGACACCCTGCTGCTGTGCACCGACGGTCTGGTCGAGCAGCCCGGCGCCGACCTCGACGACGGCATGCGCACCCTGGGATCGCTCGTCGCCACCGGCCCCGACGACGTACGGGACCTCGCCGAGCGGCTGATCGACGTGGCCGCCGAGCGCGGCGGGGACGACGACGTGGCGCTGCTCCTGCTGCGCCGGCGCGGCCCCGAGAACCCGCAGTCCGGCCGCCGGCTCCAACGGCATGTGGCGCCCGGCGACCCCGGGGCCCTCACCGAGGCCCGGCACATGATCCGCACCGCGGTCGCCGGCTGGGGAGCGGGCGAGCGCGCCGACGAGATCGAACTGGTCGCCGACGAGCTGATCACCAACGCGCTGATGCACACCGAGGGCTCAGCCGTCGTCACCCTGCGGGCCTTCACCGGCTCCGAGCCCCGGCTGCGCGTCGAGGTGGAGGACTCCTCCAGCGCGCTGCCGCGCCGTCGCGAGGCGGGCGAGTCGGGCGTCTCCGGGCGGGGCCTGCTCCTGGTCGATCTGCTCACCGACGTGTGGGGTGTGGAGGCCCGGGGCGGCGGCAAGGCGGTGTGGTGCGAGTTCGTGGTGCCCGGCTCCGGCTGACCCGGCGTGGCACCCTGGACTCATGCCGGAACTCCCCGAGGTCGAGGCGCTCAAGGACTTCCTGACCGAGCACCTCGTCGGCCAGAAGATCGCACGGGTGCTGCCCGTCGCGATCAGCGTGCTGAAGACGTACGAACCACCCCTGTCCGCGCTGGAGGGCCGGGAGGTCACCGCCGTCCACCGGTACGGCAAGTTCCTTGACCTCCACACCGCGGACGGCCCGCATCTCGTGACGCATCTGGCGCGCGCGGGCTGGCTGCACTGGAAGGACCGCCTGCCGGACGCCCCGCCCCGCCCCGGCAAGGGCCCCCTCGCGCTGCGCGCGGCCCTGGAGACCGGTGCCGGGTTCGACCTCACCGAGGCCGGCACCCAGAAGCGCCTCGCGGTGTACGTCGTGGCCGACCCGCAGGAGGTCCCGGGCGTGGCCCGGCTCGGTCCGGACCCGCTCGCCGGCGACTTCGACGAGCGGCGCCTGGCGGAGCTCCTGGCCGGCGAACGGCGTCAGCTCAAGGGCGCGTTGCGGGACCAGAGCCTCATCGCGGGGGTGGGCAACGCCTACAGCGACGAGATCCTGCACGCGGCGAGGATGTCGCCCTTCAAACTGGCCGCGTCCCTGAGCGAGGAGGAGACCGGGCGGCTGTACGCGGCCCTGCGCGACACGCTCACCGAAGCGGTCGAACGCTCCCGGGGTGTGGCGGCCGGCCGGCTGAAGGCCGAGAAGAAGAGCGGACTGCGCGTCCACGGCCGCACCGGCGAGCCCTGTCCGGTGTGCGGCGACACCATCCGCGAGGTGTCCTTCGCCGACTCCTCGCTCCAGTACTGCCCGACCTGCCAGACCGGTGGCAAGCCGCTCGCGGACCGCAGGTTGTCCCGTCTGCTGAAGTGACCCGGGCCCGGGTCACCGGGCCGGCGGTCGCCACTCGAACATCAGGATGGTCGCGTCGTCCCGCAGTCGGCTGGTGGGCGAGTCGAGGATGGCGTGGATGAGCCGCCGCAGCGTCTCGGGTGCCAGCTCGCCCGAGGCCGTCGCCCCGATGATGTAGTCGGCGAACTGTTCGAGCCCGAACTCCGCGCCGTCGACGGCCCTGGCCTCGGTGACCCCGTCGGTGTACATCAGCACCCGGTCGCCGGGCTTCAGCGCGATCTCGTGCGTTTCCCGCCTGCCCCCGGTCAGCAGGGACGGCATGCCCATCGGCGGGTGGGCCTCGCGCCGCATGGCGTCGACGAGCGGCCGCCGGTCACGGATGAGCAGCGGGGTGGGGTGACCGCAGTTGACCCACCGCAGTATCCCCGACGCCAGGTCCAGCTGGGCCAGGACGCCCGTGCAGAACTGGTCCGGGAGCCACTGCGAGAGCGCCTCGTCGACGCTCTCCACCAGCTCCGGCAGGTCCGCCCCGGTCCGCCGGGCGTTGCGGCACGCGGCCAGCGACACCGCCGTGGTCAGTCCTGACGCCAGGTTGTGCCCCATGGCGTCGAGGACCGCGACATGCAGCGTCGTCTCGGTCAGGGAGTGGTCGAAGGCGTCGCCGCCGAGCTCGTAGGCGGGCTCCAGCACGGCCGTCGACACGACGTGGGAGGTGCCGATGGTGCGGGGCGGCAGGAACGCCCGCAGCATCTCGGCGGGCAGCCGCATCGGCCGGGCGCGCAGGCGCCGTACGAAGGAGTCCTGGTACGCCCGCGCGGACGTGATCATCATGGCGAGCAGTTTGGCCAGGGCCCGGCCGCGCAGCAGCACGGACGGGGTCAGCGAGGGGCAGTTCACCGCGATGACGCCGAGGCGTTCGGCGCCGTCCACGAGCGGGATCCAGGCCGTCATACCGCCGGCCTCGGACTCCTCCACGCGCAGCGACTGGGTGCGGTAGGTCCAGCCCGCCAGCGAGCCGTCGACGAGCAGGGAGGAGGTGACGTCGGTGAGCGGTACCAGCCGGCGCTGCTGGATGTCGGCGAGGTACACCACGGAGTTCTGGATTCCGAGGGCCCTGGTGCAGCGGGCCACAGCCGTGGGCAGGTCCAGCGTGGCGTTCTCCGGATCGGCGAGGAACTCCTCCAGGTGGCCGTCCCCGGGCTCTGCCGTCGTCACCTCGTCTCCCCTCAGCGGGACCACGGGCACCCGGCGCTCTCCCGGGTGCGTCGTCCAGCAGTTTCACACCGGGGCGCGGGCGGCGCCCGGTGACAGGGGCGGACGGATGGTCAGCTCGGCTGGAGTCTCCACAGGACCTCGCCGGTCGCCGAGCGGATCTCGTAGCGGGCGATGTCCTCCGGATGCATGGAGGTGCTGGCCATCATCGTGTTGGGGTGGTCGTCGTGGCCGGGCCCGTGCCAGCTGGTCGCGGTCTCCTCGGTGCCGTCGTGTCCGACGATCACCAGGTGGCAGGGGCGCGGACCCGAGGCGTCCTTCACCTTCAGCTCGACCTGGCTGCCCGAGGCCTCCTCCTCGGTGGTGACCTGTGCCCACACGCCCGTGCGCGTGTCGGTCGCGGCCACCGTCCGGGACTCCTCGGCGCTGCCCTCGGCCATCATCGCGATGCCGGGGACCGACGCCGCGAAAACCACCGAGGCGGCCAGGGCGAACAGCAGACGCCTGCGTCCGGTCCGGCGCCGGGTCGCCACCTCGGCCAGCAACCCGTCCAGCATGCGCGGGCCGGGCTGCGCCATCGGGTGCACGAACCGCGGCGTCGCCCGCCGGTACAGCATCAACTGCCGTGTGGTCACGCCGAATTCCGTCACCTCTGCAGCGCACCGAGGGCACTCCATGAGGTGGTCCTCGAAGCGGAATGCCTCCGCCTCGTCCAGCACGCCGAGCGCGTAGGCCGCGACGTCGTGATGCCTTTCCAGGGACCTCATGCCGAATCCTCGTGCCGTTGGGTGCGGGTGGGGTTACTCCTTGCTCCCACCGGTACGGACCAGGCAGCGGAATCACTCAAGCCGGTGACACAATCGCAACCAAAGGATTCGGAGCCCTCCGGCCCCCGGATTGGTCCGGGACCGCAGAAATCTAAAAAAGATGGATCGCGAGGTGTCCCAGCGGCAGTCCGAGCTGCCAGGCGGGCGTCCAGACCTTCGGCCCGTCGTCCTCCCCGACCACCGGAGCGCCCCCCGGCACCGCGTTCAGATCGGGCGCGAGCAGCTCCGTCTCCTGCAGCCAGCGCCAGGCCTCCTCGGCGAGAGACAGGTCCGGCGCGGGCCGGCCCGACCGCGCGGCGCCCACGCCGAGCTCGGCCAGCCGCTCACGCACCCACTCCTGCCACGGCTGGTCGTACGCGGTCAGCGACAGCCACGTCTCCAGCTGGGTGACGACCCGGATGCCGGACAGCTCCCCGTCGGTGTCGGACAGGAAGATGGTCAGCGCCAGGGCGTCGCGCCCGGCGCGGAACTCGAAGGACGTCGGCGGCATCAGATCGCCGGTCCGCAGCAGCTCGTCGGCGATGTACTCGGCGTACAACCACGCCATGGGGACGGTCAGTTCGCCGTCGGAACCGTCCGTGCTCCCCTGCTCTTCGTCCAGCATCCCTTCCTGCCTTCCTCCGGTACGTGCGCGTCGCCCGACACCGGGCTCCCGGGGGCACTGACGTCCCCCTCCGGAACACGGATGAGGACAGCCGATTACTCAACCGGGGTCATCGGCAAGGCGCTTTACGGAGGCTTGACCCACGCATTGGTTTCATCGCAGGTCGGCGGCGTATCCCGGTAGCACCCTGCGCAGGGCGCGCAGCGCGTAGTACGCGCGGGACTTCACGGTACCGGGCGGGATGCCGAGGGTCGCCGCGGCTTCCGCCACACTCGCCCCCTGGAAGTACACCAGCACCAGGACTTCACGGTGCTGCGGAGTGAGTGTCTTCACAGCCTGGCGGACGTCGAGCATCGCGGCGGCCCGCTCGGCGTGGTCGGAGATGACCCGCGCGTTCTCCAGCACCGCGTCGCCGACCTCGGCCGGTCGCGCCTGACGGGCCCGCCGGGCGTCGATGGCGAGGCGCCGCGCGACGGTCATCAGCCAGGGCCGCACGGAGTCGAAGTCGTCGGCGCGCAGGGCCTCGGGATGCTGCCAGGCGCGCACCAGCGTCTCCTGGACCAGGTCCTCCGCGCGCTGCCGGTCGCCGTCGCAGAGCCGCAGCAGCAGCGCGAAGAGGGGCCGGCCGTGCTCCCGCTGCAGTGCGGCGAGCTCGTGCTCGGCGGTCGTTCCGTTCGTGAGAGTGGATCCGGCCGTCATGGCCGTATGCCACCGCAGGGCGCCGCGCGGGCACAGGGCACGTACCCGGCTGTGCGGCGGACGGTCGATCGCGTCGACGAACGGTTCGACGAACGGTCAGGGCGCCCGGCCATGTGGGTGCCGGACGGGCTGATGAGCGTGTCGGAGCCGCGTGGGGCGCCAGGTGCCTTCTTTCCTGATGGTGCGTAAATACGACCACAACGCCCACAGTGGGGTGAATGCATGCTCGCACGCAGTCGACAGATCGCCCTGGCCCTGACCGTCGTCCTCGCCGCAGGCGCCGCCTGCCAGGCCCGCGGACACGACAAGCCCGGCCCCGGGCGTCCGGCACCCGCCGCCGGGCCCCGCGGCTTCACACTGGTCGCCTCCGGTGACGTCCTCCCGCACAGCACGATCATCGACCGGGCCCGCTTCGACGCCGGCGGCACCGGCTACGACTTCCGGCCGATGCTCGCCGGGATCCGTCCCGTCGTCTCCCGCGCCGACATCGCCCTGTGCCACATGGAGACCGTCTACGGCGCGGACGGCGTCTACACCGGCTACCCCACGTTCGCATCCCCGCCCGAGGTGGCCGGGGCCCTCGCCGCCACCGGCTACGACGGCTGCTCCACCGCCTCCAACCACAGCCTGGACGGCGGCGCCGACGGCATCCGCCGCACCCTCGACGCCCTCGACCGTGCCGGCGTCCGGCACGCCGGCTCGGCACGCACCGAGGAGGAGGCACGCACGGCGACCGTCCTCGGACCGGGACCGGCCGAGGTCGCCCACCTCGCCTACACCTACGACACCAACGGCCTCCCCTTCCCCGAGGGGCAGCCCTGGGCCGTCAACCTCATCGACGAGGCCAGGATCGTCGAGGACGCCCGGGCCGCGCGCCGGGCGGGCGCCGACGTGGTCGTGGTCTCCCTGCACTGGGGCACCGAGTGGCAGGACGCCCCCGACGACCGGCAGCTGACCCTGGCCCGCAGCCTCACCGCCGCACGCACCGGCGACCGCCCCGACATCGACCTGATCCTCGGCACCCACGCCCACGTCCCGCAGGCCTACGAGAAGGTCAACGGCACCTGGGTCGTCTACGGCATGGGCGACCAGATCGCCGGCGAGATGACCAACCACGAGGGTGCCAAGGACCCCCGCGGCAACCAGTCCACCCTCGGCCGCTTCACCTTCGCCCCGCCCGCCCGGCCGGGCGAGCGCTGGAAGGTGACGAAGGCGGAGTTCGTCCCGCAGCTGTTCGACGTCGACGCCGGGCGGGTCGTGAACCTCAACCGGGCGCTCGCCCAGGGCGCCGACGTCGGGGCCGTCCGCGACCGCATCCGCGACATCGTGCTCAGCCGCGGCGCGGCCGGGGACGGACTCGTCATGGGGGAGTAGCGCCCGCCGCTCCTCCCGCGACTGCTCCGGACCCCGCCCCGCCGGCCCGGAGCGGCGGGAGGAAGGCGAAGCAGAACGCCGGCCCCATGGACCGGCCGTCCCCCCCCGGGCGGAAGGGGCCGCTCAATGATCGGGCGGCATCCCGCGCCGCCCTACGGCACCACCGTCACAGGCCAGCGCCCCGCCTTCACCAGGCGGACCGCCACCGAGCCGACGATCCGGTGGCCCGCCTGCTCCGAGGCGCCCACGACCACCGCGTCGGCCTTCAGTTCGTCGGCCGCCGTCACCAGGCCGTTGTACGGGTCGCCGCGGAACGTGTGGAACTCCCAGCGGACCTCGAATATCCCCTTGAGCCGCTCGGCCGACTCCCGGATCTGCGCCACCAGGTCCTCGGCGATCTCGTCCGTCGTCCCGGCCACCGGCACCCCCAGCGCGGCGCCCGCCGCCAGCACCGGCTGCACGTACACCACGGCGAGCAGCGCGTGCTGCCGCCGGGCGAGTCCGGCGGCGTAGGCCGCGGCCCGCAGGGAGGAATCGGAGCCGTCCACCCCGACCACGATCACCTTCGGACCGTCCGTGCCCCGCTCGAACCGATGGGAGTACTGTTCCGTCACGCCGCGAGGCTATCCGAACCCCCCGGCCCGCCCGCCGGGCGGGAGGCCGGACCCAGCGCACCGGTGGCGGAGGGGATTCCCGGGCCTCCTGGGCCGCGCGGGGCGGGAGCGCTCGACGGGCGAGGAGGCGCCGGTGTTCCTAGAGTCGAAAGCATGAGCGTCATCGCGGACACCGGGACGGCCGAGGACACCCCGGGCCCGATACGGCCGCCCCACCGGGCGCACGGCTTCCTGAGCCGGGTACCGCAGGGCTTCGCCCTCTTCTTCGGGGCCCTCGGACTGCTGTGCGCCCTGCTGGCGCTGATCCCCCCGCTGCGCACCGGGCTGCGCCCCCTCGTCCGCTTCCTGGACCTGCTGCTCGTCCCGGTCAGCGCCAACCTCGCCTACGCGGTCTTCCTGTTCCTGCTCGCCGCCGCGACCGGTGCCCGCAAGAAGATCGCCTGGTGGCTGGTCGTCGTCTACCTGGGGCTGCTGGTCCTCACCGACATCCTCGGCATGGCCGTCGGCGAGTTCGCCGAGTCCGTCCCCTCCTTCGTGGTGTGCGGCCTCGCCCTGATCCTGCTGATCTACGCCCGCAAGGAGTTCTACGCCGCTTCCCGACGCGCCGCCGTACGCCGGGCCCTGGCCGTCCTGGTGGCGGGCCTGGTCGTGGCGATCCTGGTCGGCTGGGCCCTGGTCGAGGCGTTCCCGGGCACGCTGCCGAGCAACGAGCGCCTGGCCTGGGCCGCGAACCGGGTCTGCGGCGGCCTGGTGCCCGCGGACTCCTTCGACGGCCGCCCGCCGCACGCCCTGTACTTCCTGCTTGGCCTGTTCGGCGCGCTCGCCCTGCTGAACGCCGCCGCCACCCTCTTCCGCTCCCAGCGCCTGGAAGCCGCCCTGCACGACGACGAGGAGGCCCGCATCCGCGCCCTCCTCGGCCGCTACGGCGACCAGGACTCCCTCGGCTACTTCGCCACCCGCCGCGACAAGGCCGCCGTCTTCTCACCCAGCGGCAAGGCCGCCGTCACCTACCGCGTCGAGGCCGGGGTGTGCCTGGCCAGCGGAGACCCGGTGGGCGACCGGGAGGCCTGGCCGCACGCGATCGCCGCCTGGCAGGACGTGGCCCGCCGCCACGCCTGGGTCCCGGCCGTGATGGGCGCCTCCGAGGAGGGCGCCCGGGCCTTCGTCCGCGCCGGTCTCGGCGCGCTCCAGCTGGGCGACGAGGCGATCCTGCACGTCCTCGACTTCGACCTCGACGGCCGCGACATGCGTGTCACCCGCCAGGCCGTCAACCGGGTCCGACGCACCGGCGTCACCTGCCGCGTCCGCCGCCACTCCACCCTCGGCGAGGACGAGATGCGCCGGCTCGTCGAACGCGCCGACGCCTGGCGCGACACCGAGACCGAACGCGGCTTCTCCATGGCCCTGGACCGCCTCGGCGACCCGGCCGACGGCGACTGCCTCCTCGCCGAGGCCCTCGACCAGGACGGCCGGCTCCTGGCCATCCAGTCCTTCGTGCCCTGGGGCAAGGACGGCGTCTCCCTGGACCTGATGCGCCGTGACCGCACCGCCCCCAACGGCGTCATGGAGTTCATGGTCGCCGAACTGTGCGCCGTGGCCCCGAAACTGGGCGTGCGCAAGGTCTCGCTGAACTTCGCCGTGTTCCGCTCCGTGTTCGAGGAGGGCGCCCGCATCGGCGCGGGACCGGTGCTCCGCCTCTGGCGCCGCCTGCTGCTGTTCTTCTCCAAGTGGTGGCAACTGGAGGCCCTGTACCGCTCCAACGCCAAGTACCACCCCGAGTGGTACCCCCGCTTCCTCTGCTACGCGGAGGCCGCCTCCCTCGCCCGGGTCGGTCTCGCCTCCGGCATCGCCGAGGGCTTCGTCTCCGTCCCGTCGATGCGCAAGTTGTGGGGAAAGGGAAAGGGGCACCCGAAGGGCGGACAGCGGCCCGCCACCACGGAGGGGCTGCCGTCGTTGGCGGCGCTCGGCCTCGCCGGAGGGGACGGGACCGGGCCCGCCGACCCCCTCTCCGGCCTGTCCGACCAGGTCCGCGTCCGCCACCGCAAGCTCGACCGGCTGCGCGCCGACGGCACCGACCCCTACCCGGTGGGCACTCCGGCCCGCACCCACACCCTCGCCGAGGTCCGGCCCGGCGAGCATGTCACCGTCGCCGGCCGGATCATGCTGGTCCGCGACTTCGGCGGCATCGTCTTCGCCGTCCTGCGCGACTGGTCCGGCGACCACCAACTCGCCCTCACCCGCGACCGCTCCGGCCCCGCCCTGGACCGCTTCACCGCCGACACCGACATCGGCGACCACATCACCGTCACCGGCGAGGCGGGCG
The Streptomyces tuirus genome window above contains:
- a CDS encoding zf-HC2 domain-containing protein, with product MRSLERHHDVAAYALGVLDEAEAFRFEDHLMECPRCAAEVTEFGVTTRQLMLYRRATPRFVHPMAQPGPRMLDGLLAEVATRRRTGRRRLLFALAASVVFAASVPGIAMMAEGSAEESRTVAATDTRTGVWAQVTTEEEASGSQVELKVKDASGPRPCHLVIVGHDGTEETATSWHGPGHDDHPNTMMASTSMHPEDIARYEIRSATGEVLWRLQPS
- a CDS encoding CapA family protein, with amino-acid sequence MLARSRQIALALTVVLAAGAACQARGHDKPGPGRPAPAAGPRGFTLVASGDVLPHSTIIDRARFDAGGTGYDFRPMLAGIRPVVSRADIALCHMETVYGADGVYTGYPTFASPPEVAGALAATGYDGCSTASNHSLDGGADGIRRTLDALDRAGVRHAGSARTEEEARTATVLGPGPAEVAHLAYTYDTNGLPFPEGQPWAVNLIDEARIVEDARAARRAGADVVVVSLHWGTEWQDAPDDRQLTLARSLTAARTGDRPDIDLILGTHAHVPQAYEKVNGTWVVYGMGDQIAGEMTNHEGAKDPRGNQSTLGRFTFAPPARPGERWKVTKAEFVPQLFDVDAGRVVNLNRALAQGADVGAVRDRIRDIVLSRGAAGDGLVMGE
- the lysX gene encoding bifunctional lysylphosphatidylglycerol synthetase/lysine--tRNA ligase LysX; this encodes MSVIADTGTAEDTPGPIRPPHRAHGFLSRVPQGFALFFGALGLLCALLALIPPLRTGLRPLVRFLDLLLVPVSANLAYAVFLFLLAAATGARKKIAWWLVVVYLGLLVLTDILGMAVGEFAESVPSFVVCGLALILLIYARKEFYAASRRAAVRRALAVLVAGLVVAILVGWALVEAFPGTLPSNERLAWAANRVCGGLVPADSFDGRPPHALYFLLGLFGALALLNAAATLFRSQRLEAALHDDEEARIRALLGRYGDQDSLGYFATRRDKAAVFSPSGKAAVTYRVEAGVCLASGDPVGDREAWPHAIAAWQDVARRHAWVPAVMGASEEGARAFVRAGLGALQLGDEAILHVLDFDLDGRDMRVTRQAVNRVRRTGVTCRVRRHSTLGEDEMRRLVERADAWRDTETERGFSMALDRLGDPADGDCLLAEALDQDGRLLAIQSFVPWGKDGVSLDLMRRDRTAPNGVMEFMVAELCAVAPKLGVRKVSLNFAVFRSVFEEGARIGAGPVLRLWRRLLLFFSKWWQLEALYRSNAKYHPEWYPRFLCYAEAASLARVGLASGIAEGFVSVPSMRKLWGKGKGHPKGGQRPATTEGLPSLAALGLAGGDGTGPADPLSGLSDQVRVRHRKLDRLRADGTDPYPVGTPARTHTLAEVRPGEHVTVAGRIMLVRDFGGIVFAVLRDWSGDHQLALTRDRSGPALDRFTADTDIGDHITVTGEAGVSDQGEPTVFVTSWQLTGKCLRPLPDKRRGLADPEAKVRMRYLDLAASPAARDVVRARSIAVQAVRQGLLARGYLEVETPVLQQIHGGANARPFTTHINAYDLDLYLRIAPELYLKRLCVGGMEKVFEMGRTFRNEGTDYKHNPEFTILEAYQAYADYDVMLDLVRELIQGAATAAFGKPVAHKDGQEYDISGQWPVKTVYGAVSEALGEEIHPGTGLPELLRLCDRAGVPYTADDGHGDVVLEMYERLVEEKTQLPTFYKDFPTDVSPLTRQHRTDPRLAERWDLVAFGTELGTAYSELTDPVEQRRRLTAQSLLAAGGDPEAMELDEDFLDALEYAMPPTGGLGIGVDRLVMFLTGLTIRETLPFPLVRRR
- a CDS encoding Fpg/Nei family DNA glycosylase is translated as MPELPEVEALKDFLTEHLVGQKIARVLPVAISVLKTYEPPLSALEGREVTAVHRYGKFLDLHTADGPHLVTHLARAGWLHWKDRLPDAPPRPGKGPLALRAALETGAGFDLTEAGTQKRLAVYVVADPQEVPGVARLGPDPLAGDFDERRLAELLAGERRQLKGALRDQSLIAGVGNAYSDEILHAARMSPFKLAASLSEEETGRLYAALRDTLTEAVERSRGVAAGRLKAEKKSGLRVHGRTGEPCPVCGDTIREVSFADSSLQYCPTCQTGGKPLADRRLSRLLK
- a CDS encoding universal stress protein — protein: MTEQYSHRFERGTDGPKVIVVGVDGSDSSLRAAAYAAGLARRQHALLAVVYVQPVLAAGAALGVPVAGTTDEIAEDLVAQIRESAERLKGIFEVRWEFHTFRGDPYNGLVTAADELKADAVVVGASEQAGHRIVGSVAVRLVKAGRWPVTVVP
- a CDS encoding sigma-70 family RNA polymerase sigma factor, with protein sequence MTAGSTLTNGTTAEHELAALQREHGRPLFALLLRLCDGDRQRAEDLVQETLVRAWQHPEALRADDFDSVRPWLMTVARRLAIDARRARQARPAEVGDAVLENARVISDHAERAAAMLDVRQAVKTLTPQHREVLVLVYFQGASVAEAAATLGIPPGTVKSRAYYALRALRRVLPGYAADLR
- a CDS encoding SpoIIE family protein phosphatase, whose amino-acid sequence is MADRGASALSLPDGWPAHPDPILVLNRMGSFDWDLDTGLMQMDAQAHEVFDVRPDEYDDHPETLAKRVPPDESRRLDTAVSQALKDGSENYGAYFRVRRRDGSLRWTHTQGYIRRDDTGRPRRIIGIIRDATRELGESDARLDQTARDEARREQTSVVELTTAALAHARTVQDVIDVLKDTHGLVHLGATSLVMGLVEAGRIRLVAEGPADSFVPGTRVTRIDEPYPMSEAVRTLGPCFIESPQEFAERYPLLWPHITDLDITSAAYLPLIVQARPIGVMGLLYSDRYGFTSEERNILVALGSSIAQSLQRAMFYEQEMDLAQGLQQAMLPRTIPSVPGADVAVRYRAATIGGSVGRDIGGDWYDLIPLPGGRVGAVIGDVQGHDTHAAAVMGQLRIVLRAYAAEGHPPATVMARASVFLHELDTDRSATCLYAEADLSTGVLQMVRAGHIDPLVRHTDGSCRRVTVPGGLPLGLSAEFGRLAYPVGTIELDPGDTLLLCTDGLVEQPGADLDDGMRTLGSLVATGPDDVRDLAERLIDVAAERGGDDDVALLLLRRRGPENPQSGRRLQRHVAPGDPGALTEARHMIRTAVAGWGAGERADEIELVADELITNALMHTEGSAVVTLRAFTGSEPRLRVEVEDSSSALPRRREAGESGVSGRGLLLVDLLTDVWGVEARGGGKAVWCEFVVPGSG
- a CDS encoding PP2C family protein-serine/threonine phosphatase — its product is MTTAEPGDGHLEEFLADPENATLDLPTAVARCTRALGIQNSVVYLADIQQRRLVPLTDVTSSLLVDGSLAGWTYRTQSLRVEESEAGGMTAWIPLVDGAERLGVIAVNCPSLTPSVLLRGRALAKLLAMMITSARAYQDSFVRRLRARPMRLPAEMLRAFLPPRTIGTSHVVSTAVLEPAYELGGDAFDHSLTETTLHVAVLDAMGHNLASGLTTAVSLAACRNARRTGADLPELVESVDEALSQWLPDQFCTGVLAQLDLASGILRWVNCGHPTPLLIRDRRPLVDAMRREAHPPMGMPSLLTGGRRETHEIALKPGDRVLMYTDGVTEARAVDGAEFGLEQFADYIIGATASGELAPETLRRLIHAILDSPTSRLRDDATILMFEWRPPAR